From the genome of Triticum aestivum cultivar Chinese Spring chromosome 3B, IWGSC CS RefSeq v2.1, whole genome shotgun sequence, one region includes:
- the LOC123071749 gene encoding BTB/POZ and TAZ domain-containing protein 3 yields MAPLESGSSQPFFDSSAIDGPFDIYECGTLAGTRVVPDPPPLPGTSYGKQRASRKAKETRCVHVPEEVQDCWNRLFLEGYQADVRVSTDDGSEILSHSCILGIRSPVLRSMLEEARVEDGLRNILISGVPSQAVRVFIRFLYSSRFEQDEMKKYALHLLVLSHVYSVQSLKIVCTDQLERFFLAPDNAVDVLQLARLCDAPRLSLICTRMITGDFKTISLSEGWKVMRRANPSLEQELLEFLVEVDTRRQERAKRLEEKKVYLQLYEAMEALVHICRDGCRTIGPWDQKLKGSQAVCKFPACKGIELLVRHFSACKMRVPRGCANCKRMWQLLELHSRMCSTPGTCRVPLCRHFKDKMRHRSKKEEIKWVLLVCKVLGSKGTIDSVLKARKISPLKPIGA; encoded by the exons ATGGCGCCCCTGGAGTCAGGCTCCTCACAACCCTTCTTCGACAGCAGTGCGATCGACGGCCCGTTCGATATCTACGAGTGCGGTACCTTGGCAGGTACCAGAGTTGTGCCAGATCCACCTCCATTACCTGGAACTTCTTATGGCAAGCAGAGAGCTTCCAGGAAAGCAAAAGAGACTCGTTGTGTTCATGTCCCTGAGGAGGTCCAGGACTGCTGGAACAGGCTATTCTTGGAAGGATATCAAGCCGATGTCCGCGTGTCGACGGATGATGGGAGCGAGATTTTATCGCATTCATGCATTCTT GGCATCAGATCTCCCGTTCTGAGAAGTATGCTGGAAGAAGCTAGAGTGGAAGATGGTCTCAGAAACATCCTGATTTCCGGTGTACCATCTCAAGCAGTCCGTGTCTTCATCAGATTTCTGTATTCTTCACG CTTTGAGCAGGATGAGATGAAGAAATACGCCCTTCATTTGCTCGTACTCTCTCATGTTTACTCGGTACAATCTCTGAAGATCGTCTGTACCGACCAGCTCGAGAGGTTTTTTCTCGCTCCTGATAACGCGGTGGACGTTCTACAACTTGCACGGCTATGTGACGCACCAAGGCTCTCACTCATCTGTACTCGTATGATCACTGGAGATTTCAAGACCATCTCTCTGTCAGAAGGGTGGAAAGTGATGAGACGGGCCAACCCGAGCCTGGAGCAAGAGCTTCTTGAGTTTCTTGTTGAAGTGGACACA AGAAGGCAAGAAAGAGCTAAAAGGCTGGAGGAAAAGAAGGTTTATCTTCAGCTGTATGAAGCTATGGAAGCTCTTGTTCATATATGCCGAGACGGTTGTAGGACAATTGGTCCCTGGGATCAGAAACTGAAGGGCAGTCAGGCTGTTTGCAAGTTTCCTGCCTGCAAGGGCATCGAGTTGCTGGTGCGCCATTTCTCGGCATGCAAAATGCGGGTGCCGCGTGGCTGCGCCAACTGCAAGCGCATGTGGCAGCTTCTTGAGCTGCATTCGCGAATGTGTTCCACACCAGGCACCTGCAGGGTTCCTCTGTGCAG GCATTTTAAGGATAAAATGCGGCATCGGAGCAAGAAAGAAGAAATCAAATGGGTCCTATTGGTGTGTAAGGTCCTAGGGAGTAAAGGAACAATTGATTCCGTCCTAAAAGCGAGAAAAATTTCACCCCTCAAGCCAATTGGAGCTTGA
- the LOC123071748 gene encoding LETM1 domain-containing protein YLH47, mitochondrial produces the protein MGSKAIIRGRNCIIWRLSCQKNPTSVTINLNILGNNGMSDDVHSGKSASDHETNKGAGLEILAKHQLLRGLVDRGSRKGRREVILPSRSSAMWQTLRFASTNAARRPEFDSGNEHKDDQDRQQEKDVLTEDCVDSTVELGPAKVKPEVKNQEQSSVKQKFWETVPVIGPAMKRAASMSSQKKDEFFSTMQHYWLGLRLLWLDVRISSRLLLKLANRKRLSRRERGQLTRTTTDIFKLVPFSVFVVVPFMEFLLPVFLRIFPNMQPSTFKDRMKEQEALKRKLKARMEYAKFLQDIVNEMTKEVKFTRSGENKQKAEDIEQFIKKVRTGSYVDNGEILGFAKLFSDELTLDNMSRPRLVNMCKYMGIQSYGTNNYLRFMLRRKLKCIKDDDILIQREGVASLSENELRQACRERGHLGLLPVEEMREELQDWLDLSLHCEAPSSLLILSRAFTVSGKMKPEDVAATLSSLPDNIFGSVGLSLPSEDALSARKRKLEFLKMQDKLIKEEENEEEDMVKLEDKGGSCNKFSVKEAGDLARKRMLEKQEELCKVSQALALLSSASSTSKERQEFLSLVHREIELYNSLREGSTAEDANEAYTAAKGSNSARSSVSMALMKKINAMLKELTKEIDDVDTAIGDGWQLLDRDRDGKVTSEEVAAAAAYLKHNLDSAGIEELIGSLSKDKDGKILVEDIIRLGTQAEEAEPDDDD, from the exons ATGGGCTCAAAAGCGATCATTCGAGGAAGAAACTGTATCATATGGAGATTGAGCTGCCAGAAGAACCCAACATCTGTTACCATCAATCTTAACATTCTTGGTAATAATGGCATGTCAGATGATGTCCATTCAGGGAAGTCGGCTTCAGATCATGAAACTAATAAAGGGGCTGGATTGGAAATTTTGGCTAAACATCAGCTGTTACGTGGTTTAGTTGACCGTGGTTCTAGGAAAGGAAGGCGCGAAGTTATTTTACCGTCCCGATCTAGTGCTATGTGGCAGACTCTTCGGTTTGCAAGCACTAATGCAGCTAGAAGACCCGAGTTTGACAGTGGCAATGAACACAAGGACGATCAAGATAGACAGCAAGAGAAAGACGTGTTAACGGAAGACTGTGTGGACTCTACAGTAGAACTAGGTCCTGCCAAAGTCAAACCCGAAGTGAAGAATCAAGAACAGTCATCTGTTAAACAGAAGTTCTGGGAAACTGTTCCTGTGATTGGTCCCGCAATGAAAAGAGCGGCTTCCATGAGCAG TCAGAAGAAGGACGAGTTCTTTTCAACTATGCAGCACTATTGGCTTGGCTTGCGACTGCTGTGGCTAGATGTTAGGATTTCGTCCAGATTATTACTGAAGCTAGCCAATCGGAAAAGACTCTCGAGAAGAGAGAGGGGCCAGCTGACCCGTACAACCACGGACATATTCAAGCTGGTTCCCTTTTCGGTTTTTGTCGTAGTCCCATTCATGGAGTTTTTGTTGCCTGTGTTTCTAAGGATATTCCCAAACATGCAACCGTCAACATTCAAGGACAGGATGAAAGAACAG GAGGCACTAAAAAGGAAACTCAAAGCAAGGATGGAATATGCCAAGTTTCTACAGGACATTGTGAACGAAATGACAAAAGAAGTGAAGTTTACACGTAGTGGAGAGAATAAGCAAAAGGCAGAGGATATTGAGCAGTTCATTAAGAAA GTAAGGACTGGCTCATATGTTGATAACGGTGAAATATTGGGTTTTGCGAAGTTATTCAGTGATGAACTAACCTTGGATAATATGAGCAG GCCACGTTTAGTAAATATGTGCAAGTATATGGGGATCCAGTCATATGGGACAAACAATTATTTGCGATTTATGCTCAGAAGAAAACTTAAATG TATAAAAGATGACGATATATTAATACAGAGAGAAGGTGTAGCCTCTCTCAGTGAAAATGAACTCCGTCAGGCCTGCAGGGAGAGAGGCCACCTTGGTTTGCTTCCAGTAGAAGAGATGCGTGAAGAG CTGCAAGATTGGTTGGACCTGTCTCTCCACTGTGAGGCGCCATCTTCTCTACTTATACTATCTAG AGCTTTTACAGTTTCTGGCAAGATGAAGCCTGAGGATGTTGCAGCTACACTATCATCCCTTCCTGACAACATATTCGGAAGTGTGGGTCTTAGCTTGCCATCTGAAGATGCTCTTTCAGCTAGGAAGAGGAAGTTGGAGTTCTTGAAAATGCAAGATAAACTTATCAAG gaagaagaaaatgaagaagaggaCATGGTGAAGTTGGAAGACAAGGGCGGGTCGTGCAATAAATTCAGTGTCAAGGAAGCTGGTGATCTGGCAAGAAAGAGAATGTTAGAGAAACAGGAAGAGCTTTGCAAAGTTAGTCAGGCATTAGCTCTTTTGTCTTCTGCATCG TCAACTAGCAAGGAGCGTCAAGAATTCCTAAGCCTTGTGCACAGAGAG ATAGAACTGTACAACTCACTGCGTGAAGGTTCGACAGCAGAGGATGCCAATGAGGCATACACAGCTGCGAAGGGGAGTAATTCCGCTAGAAGTTCGGTATCCATGGCACTCATGAAAAAG ATAAATGCCATGCTCAAGGAGCTGACAAAGGAAATAGATGATGTAGACACGGCCATTGGTGATGGTTGGCAGCTTCTGGACAG GGACCGTGACGGTAAGGTCACTTCGGAGGAGGTGGCAGCCGCGGCCGCGTACCTGAAGCACAACTTGGACAGTGCAGGCATCGAGGAGCTCATCGGGAGCCTCTCCAAAGATAAAG ACGGCAAGATCCTGGTTGAGGACATCATCAGGCTTGGCACACAAGCTGAGGAGGCAGAGCCCGACGACGATGACTGA